One part of the Clostridium thermosuccinogenes genome encodes these proteins:
- the murJ gene encoding murein biosynthesis integral membrane protein MurJ, producing MKESQKKKLTGAAIVVMSAIIVSRITGFLRTTLISNLLGSKMETDAFYMAFSITDLMYNLLVGGAISAALIPVLTGYIAKKDEEDGWKAVGTFINVIFMAMIIISAIGIVFSPGIVDFMAKGYTEEAKQLTVRLVRILFPSVSFLMLAGLVNGVLNSYQKFAAAAYGPSLYNLGSALSVLMFSRFGVEKVALGFMGSALFYFLFQLSFAIKNMKYYRPVIKIRHAGFQRLFRLAVPSLLASSITQINLLILNKFTSGFSSGSVTALRNANDTWQLPYGVFAMGMGMALLPAMSEKSVLDQKEDFSRIVSKGLKTVLMLNIPSTVGLMILNVPVISAIYKWSDKVDIALTGRILIFYSIALITQSMLAIINRAFYAINDTKTPLYVGTITIAANALLCQFFNSMTNLEVAGIALAYSLSSMLNASMLMFKLEKKTKSLNIGQLMNFIIKVALASVVMGMVLAVMDHFAVVDFLRPFSIKSKIGELVYLMMEISVGALVFFITAMLLKVDEAVEIFKTAMEKMAQGYRKISKIF from the coding sequence TTGAAGGAATCACAGAAGAAAAAACTGACCGGAGCTGCAATTGTTGTTATGTCAGCCATAATAGTAAGCAGGATAACCGGTTTTCTTAGGACGACGCTCATTTCCAACTTGTTGGGGTCAAAAATGGAAACCGATGCTTTCTACATGGCCTTCAGCATAACAGACCTCATGTATAACCTGCTGGTAGGCGGGGCGATTTCTGCTGCTTTGATTCCGGTGCTGACGGGATATATAGCCAAAAAAGATGAGGAAGATGGCTGGAAAGCGGTGGGGACGTTTATAAATGTAATTTTCATGGCAATGATAATCATCAGCGCCATAGGAATCGTATTTTCACCGGGAATTGTGGATTTTATGGCCAAAGGTTATACGGAAGAAGCAAAGCAGCTCACAGTCAGACTGGTTCGGATATTGTTTCCTTCCGTTTCATTTTTGATGCTGGCCGGACTGGTTAACGGCGTTCTGAACTCATATCAGAAATTTGCAGCCGCAGCCTATGGTCCATCATTATATAACCTGGGAAGCGCCTTGAGCGTCCTGATGTTCAGCAGGTTTGGCGTGGAAAAGGTGGCCTTGGGGTTTATGGGCAGCGCCCTTTTTTATTTTTTATTTCAGCTGTCCTTTGCCATTAAAAATATGAAATATTACAGGCCGGTAATTAAAATAAGGCATGCCGGTTTTCAAAGGTTATTCAGGCTGGCTGTGCCTTCCCTGCTGGCATCCTCGATTACCCAAATTAATTTGCTGATTCTGAACAAGTTTACTTCGGGTTTTTCCAGCGGAAGCGTAACGGCTTTGAGAAATGCCAATGATACCTGGCAGCTTCCTTACGGAGTGTTTGCCATGGGCATGGGTATGGCTTTGCTTCCTGCCATGTCAGAGAAGTCTGTGCTGGACCAGAAGGAAGATTTCAGCAGAATCGTGAGCAAAGGTTTAAAAACGGTTCTTATGCTGAATATTCCCTCCACTGTGGGCTTGATGATTTTGAATGTTCCTGTGATAAGTGCAATTTATAAATGGTCGGACAAGGTTGACATCGCCTTGACCGGAAGGATATTGATTTTTTATTCCATTGCCCTTATTACCCAGTCGATGCTGGCCATAATCAACAGAGCTTTTTATGCGATAAACGATACCAAAACACCTTTATATGTAGGCACAATAACCATCGCGGCAAATGCTTTGCTGTGCCAGTTTTTCAACAGCATGACAAATCTTGAGGTGGCAGGGATTGCATTGGCTTACTCCCTGTCCAGCATGCTCAATGCCAGCATGCTGATGTTTAAGCTGGAGAAGAAAACAAAATCACTGAACATCGGACAACTTATGAACTTCATTATAAAGGTTGCCCTCGCTTCAGTTGTCATGGGTATGGTGCTTGCAGTGATGGATCATTTCGCTGTGGTGGATTTCCTCAGGCCTTTCAGCATTAAGTCAAAAATAGGCGAGCTCGTATACCTGATGATGGAGATCTCGGTCGGAGCACTGGTGTTCTTTATCACTGCCATGTTGTTAAAGGTTGATGAAGCTGTTGAGATATTTAAAACTGCAATGGAGAAAATGGCGCAAGGTTATAGAAAAATTTCGAAAATATTTTAA
- a CDS encoding metallophosphoesterase family protein, which yields MRFLFFTDTHIRGTTPRNRTDNFYNTLKVKFEEIRQMVLEKNIDYILHGGDWFDRPDISPAIVREFAIIIKNMGKPIYTIAGNHDIYGQNPETLGRTMLGILDGINLINLLGYDDIVILEKDGVRVQLTGQSYNYDIDGEDFRRYYIIKKGEDIDCAINIIHGMLLEKPFFEGIRYVLIDDIKDTEADITLVGHYHSGFGVKRLGNKYFVNPGSLTRVTNAISEIKRMPKVAIIDVEKGKISIEEVELKSALPGEEVLDRSMLEISQDRNMKLHLFYKGITAAGEFARIDINSIIEEIASNNVLSHEVKEEAIRRIATARENLAAGSEEE from the coding sequence ATGAGGTTTCTTTTTTTTACCGATACACACATAAGGGGTACAACTCCCAGAAACAGGACCGATAATTTTTACAATACACTTAAGGTGAAATTTGAAGAGATCCGGCAGATGGTTTTAGAGAAGAATATTGACTATATACTTCATGGAGGGGACTGGTTTGACCGGCCGGACATATCGCCGGCCATTGTGAGGGAATTTGCCATCATCATAAAAAACATGGGAAAGCCTATATACACAATTGCCGGAAACCACGATATTTACGGGCAAAATCCCGAAACGTTAGGCCGGACGATGCTGGGCATCCTGGACGGCATAAACCTGATAAATTTGCTGGGCTATGATGATATTGTAATCCTTGAAAAAGACGGTGTCAGGGTTCAGCTGACAGGGCAGTCCTATAACTATGACATAGACGGAGAGGATTTCAGAAGATACTATATTATTAAAAAAGGAGAAGATATAGACTGCGCGATTAACATCATCCATGGAATGCTGCTGGAAAAGCCGTTTTTTGAGGGAATACGCTATGTTTTGATCGATGACATAAAGGACACGGAAGCGGATATAACTCTGGTAGGACATTATCATAGCGGATTTGGAGTGAAGAGGTTGGGAAACAAGTACTTTGTAAACCCGGGAAGCTTGACAAGGGTGACCAATGCAATAAGCGAGATAAAGCGCATGCCCAAAGTAGCCATTATTGATGTTGAAAAAGGAAAGATTTCTATAGAGGAAGTTGAGTTAAAAAGTGCCCTTCCGGGGGAAGAAGTGCTGGACAGAAGCATGTTGGAGATCTCTCAAGACAGGAACATGAAGCTGCACCTTTTTTATAAGGGCATAACTGCCGCAGGAGAGTTTGCCAGGATTGACATAAACAGCATTATTGAGGAGATTGCTTCAAATAATGTATTAAGCCATGAAGTCAAGGAGGAAGCTATCAGAAGGATTGCGACCGCCAGGGAGAATCTTGCTGCTGGTAGCGAAGAGGAATGA
- a CDS encoding L-lactate dehydrogenase gives MHEITPKKITVVGAGFVGSTTAYTLMLSGLVSEIVLIDINKDKAEGEVMDMNHGMPFVRPVKIYQGSYSDCAGSDIIIISAGANQKPGETRIDLVYKNTEIFKSIIGEILKYNTDCILLVVTNPVDILTYVTYKISGFPKNRVIGSGTVLDTARLRYLIGDHVNIDTRNVHAYIIGEHGDTEVAAWSTASIGNIPMDKYCEDCRNCPENIRRQDIYNEVKNAAYKIIEKKGATYYAVALAVRRIVEAILRNENSILTVSSLLEGQYGINDICLSLPTVVNHSGIVRILDMPLDDTEMELLKKSANSLKEIAGKLKL, from the coding sequence ATGCATGAAATTACACCAAAAAAGATCACAGTTGTAGGAGCAGGCTTCGTAGGCTCGACAACAGCTTATACCCTGATGCTGAGCGGACTGGTTTCTGAGATAGTTTTGATTGATATAAACAAAGACAAGGCCGAAGGCGAGGTAATGGATATGAACCATGGCATGCCCTTTGTAAGGCCTGTCAAGATTTATCAGGGATCATACAGCGACTGCGCCGGTTCCGATATTATAATAATCTCCGCCGGCGCCAATCAAAAGCCGGGAGAAACAAGAATAGACCTTGTATATAAAAATACGGAAATCTTCAAAAGCATTATAGGAGAAATTTTGAAATATAACACTGACTGTATCCTATTAGTTGTGACCAACCCTGTGGATATTCTCACCTATGTAACATACAAGATTTCAGGATTCCCTAAAAACAGGGTTATTGGTTCGGGTACGGTTTTAGATACCGCAAGGCTCAGATACCTCATTGGAGACCATGTCAATATCGATACAAGAAATGTGCACGCTTATATTATTGGTGAGCATGGAGATACGGAAGTTGCCGCCTGGAGCACTGCCAGCATAGGAAACATACCTATGGACAAATACTGCGAAGACTGCCGCAATTGTCCTGAAAACATAAGAAGGCAGGACATATATAATGAAGTAAAAAATGCAGCTTACAAAATTATTGAAAAGAAAGGGGCCACATATTATGCCGTCGCTCTGGCCGTCCGGAGGATTGTGGAGGCGATATTAAGAAATGAAAACTCCATACTTACGGTATCAAGCCTGCTGGAAGGTCAATACGGCATTAATGACATATGCCTTAGCTTGCCCACAGTGGTAAACCATAGCGGTATAGTCAGAATATTGGATATGCCTTTGGATGATACGGAAATGGAACTCTTGAAGAAATCCGCCAATTCCCTGAAGGAGATCGCCGGCAAACTTAAATTGTAG
- a CDS encoding DUF58 domain-containing protein has product MAVNRLIYGILLVLSVLFANFYGGKIPYMLLFITLLLPLFSFLYTLVLFASFKYIQSVDGKYVLKGDKLKYRLNINNEGPLYYPYVKINFHISSTFLAGQLQEESFSLLPGEKTSFSYELECKYRGVFAIGLSSVEFEDLLGMFRLRFNIKETKEIIIYPKIVYLDIFHLRTSFLSDTHTLINSLYEDFTTISDIRRYSYGDTMKRIHWKLSAKMDELYVKTFQGTSRTVATIFLDLNRIEGPMENQVIVEDKLIESAVAVIRYCLYNWIPVDLVYCTKDIVNLEAKAPSDFERIYKELAQIRFDQSVAITDVMELFWAGSIKKTDVFIFTADLNYDLYNQIYKIRHNGYDVNIIYISSDTLKSGINPDIASITEFLTDIGVSVYRLEVNDDIKLALESKL; this is encoded by the coding sequence ATGGCGGTTAATAGGTTGATTTACGGCATATTGCTGGTGCTATCCGTATTGTTTGCAAATTTTTATGGCGGCAAGATACCTTATATGCTGCTGTTTATAACGCTTTTACTTCCGCTTTTCTCCTTCTTATACACCTTGGTTTTGTTTGCGAGCTTTAAATATATTCAGTCGGTGGACGGCAAGTATGTTTTAAAAGGCGATAAACTCAAATACAGGCTTAATATAAATAATGAAGGACCTCTTTACTACCCTTATGTTAAAATAAACTTCCATATAAGCAGCACCTTTTTAGCCGGGCAATTACAAGAGGAGAGTTTTTCCCTTTTGCCCGGAGAAAAGACATCTTTTTCCTATGAACTGGAATGCAAGTACAGAGGAGTATTTGCTATTGGGCTTAGTTCCGTTGAGTTCGAAGATTTGCTTGGCATGTTCAGACTCAGGTTCAATATCAAAGAGACAAAGGAGATCATAATTTACCCAAAGATTGTTTATCTGGATATATTTCACCTAAGGACCAGTTTCCTTTCGGATACTCATACCCTTATTAATTCTCTGTATGAAGATTTTACGACCATATCCGATATCCGGAGATATTCCTATGGTGATACCATGAAGAGAATACACTGGAAGCTGAGCGCTAAAATGGATGAGCTTTATGTTAAAACCTTCCAGGGAACTTCCCGGACGGTAGCAACGATTTTCCTTGATTTGAATAGAATTGAAGGCCCTATGGAAAACCAGGTCATTGTAGAGGACAAACTTATAGAATCTGCTGTTGCTGTAATTCGCTATTGCCTATATAACTGGATACCGGTGGATCTTGTATATTGCACGAAGGATATAGTAAATCTGGAAGCCAAAGCTCCGTCGGACTTTGAAAGGATATACAAAGAGTTGGCCCAGATTCGCTTTGATCAAAGTGTTGCGATTACCGACGTTATGGAACTATTTTGGGCCGGCAGCATTAAAAAGACAGATGTTTTCATATTTACAGCAGATTTAAACTATGATTTATATAATCAGATTTACAAGATACGTCATAACGGTTATGATGTAAATATAATCTACATATCCTCTGACACCCTAAAGAGTGGAATAAATCCGGATATCGCCAGCATAACGGAGTTTCTGACCGACATCGGTGTTTCCGTTTACCGGTTGGAGGTTAATGATGATATTAAACTGGCACTGGAGTCTAAACTATGA
- a CDS encoding competence/damage-inducible protein A, whose product MNAEILAVGTELLMGQIANTNAQYISGRLPEVGVNVYYHSVVGDNPKRLKDCLEIALKRSDAVIMTGGLGPTQDDLTKETVAETLGKKLVLHEESLKKIEEYFAKTNRPMAKNNIKQAYLPEGCIVISNNNGTAPGCIIESGGKVVIMLPGPPSEMKPMFEDTVIPYFLNKAKSMLVSKHIRMIGIGESAMEEKIMDLIQNQTNPTIAPYAKEGEVTLRITANCSSREEGEGLIAPVVDEIRKRLGNTIYSLEDKPLYAVVGEMLIEKNITIALAESCTGGLIAEMLTNVPGISRVFDRGIVSYSNQSKVECLGVNPETIQRFGAVSRETAVEMARGIKERSGTDIGLSVTGIAGPGGGTPQKPVGLVYIALAYGDQVECRELRLMGNRAKIRNITALNALDMIRLHIMNQ is encoded by the coding sequence ATGAATGCGGAAATTTTAGCAGTCGGAACCGAGCTTTTAATGGGGCAGATTGCAAATACCAATGCCCAATATATATCAGGCCGTCTTCCTGAGGTTGGGGTTAATGTATATTACCACAGTGTAGTGGGGGATAATCCTAAAAGGCTTAAGGATTGTCTTGAGATAGCGTTAAAGCGCTCTGATGCCGTAATTATGACAGGAGGCCTGGGGCCTACCCAAGATGACCTTACCAAGGAGACTGTAGCTGAAACCCTTGGAAAGAAGCTTGTACTGCATGAGGAAAGCCTTAAGAAAATAGAGGAATACTTTGCGAAGACCAACCGGCCGATGGCAAAGAATAATATCAAGCAAGCCTACCTGCCGGAAGGCTGCATCGTCATCAGCAACAACAACGGCACAGCTCCCGGGTGTATTATTGAGTCCGGGGGAAAGGTTGTAATAATGCTTCCGGGGCCGCCGTCAGAGATGAAACCTATGTTTGAGGATACCGTTATACCTTATTTTTTAAATAAAGCAAAGAGCATGCTGGTTTCAAAGCATATAAGGATGATCGGCATCGGCGAGTCGGCTATGGAAGAAAAGATAATGGATTTGATACAGAATCAGACAAATCCCACTATTGCTCCCTATGCCAAGGAAGGGGAGGTTACGCTCCGCATCACGGCCAACTGCAGCAGCCGGGAGGAAGGAGAAGGGTTGATAGCCCCTGTGGTGGACGAGATCAGAAAAAGGCTGGGGAATACCATCTATTCCTTGGAAGACAAACCACTCTATGCAGTGGTGGGAGAAATGCTTATCGAAAAGAACATAACCATAGCACTGGCTGAATCTTGCACTGGAGGTTTGATTGCGGAGATGCTGACCAATGTGCCCGGAATCTCCCGGGTTTTTGACAGGGGTATAGTATCTTACAGCAACCAGTCGAAGGTGGAATGCTTGGGAGTAAATCCCGAAACAATACAGAGGTTCGGCGCTGTAAGCCGGGAAACTGCAGTGGAAATGGCAAGGGGAATAAAAGAAAGGTCCGGAACGGATATAGGATTGTCTGTTACCGGCATAGCAGGCCCGGGGGGTGGCACGCCGCAAAAACCCGTCGGCCTTGTATATATAGCCCTGGCATATGGGGATCAAGTTGAGTGCAGAGAGTTAAGGCTCATGGGAAACAGAGCAAAAATAAGGAATATCACTGCCCTTAACGCCCTCGATATGATACGGCTGCATATCATGAATCAATAA
- a CDS encoding AAA family ATPase, which translates to MSDINRLVIDNFQSHEHTVIEFGKGLNVITGPSDQGKSAILRALKWVLYNEPRGTEFIRHGAFTARVSIELSNGYEIIRERSKSRNKYTVISPDGTVQSFEGFGNEVPEEVIKAHGIPKVTLDKDLKSSLNIADQLESPFLIAETGAVRAKAIGRLTGVHIIDNAIRECMVDIRRESQSEDRIRNQLKDISSKIDDFQYLDEMKKRLQESEELIQKLGSLIERMRLAENTRDRYEGIKTELEKTQTVLKKLENLEDCETTILRCSSLALKLDSIKRLGQSLHKVEEGIRESEEMQKRTENLEMVKRLVDELDDKCSRKNSLEELNRLKAGLDRELKRCHSVLDASEVIKDVEHHAKLLESKIQRINQLAEINEKYRNIIRDIQKAGMYLNKIKHASLAEEQVAQAEKDILRLTKLQEIKQNLDSISSYITEGEKYLGNNKEQIDRLLEKYLGHLKVLGRCPLCGSAISDAELKDIIKHYEEVH; encoded by the coding sequence ATGAGCGATATAAACAGGTTGGTGATCGATAACTTTCAATCTCATGAGCACACTGTTATTGAGTTTGGAAAAGGCCTTAATGTCATAACAGGACCGTCGGACCAGGGTAAATCGGCAATATTGAGGGCGTTAAAATGGGTGCTCTATAATGAACCCCGGGGAACGGAATTTATAAGGCACGGGGCTTTTACAGCAAGGGTATCCATAGAATTGAGCAACGGCTATGAAATCATCAGGGAAAGGTCCAAAAGCAGGAACAAGTACACAGTGATAAGTCCTGATGGAACGGTACAGTCTTTTGAGGGCTTCGGAAACGAAGTGCCGGAAGAGGTTATAAAAGCTCATGGCATACCCAAAGTAACCCTGGACAAGGATTTGAAATCCAGTTTAAACATAGCTGATCAGTTGGAGAGCCCATTCCTTATCGCAGAAACAGGAGCTGTAAGAGCAAAGGCGATTGGCCGGCTTACAGGAGTACATATCATTGACAACGCCATAAGGGAATGCATGGTGGATATACGCCGGGAGAGCCAGTCAGAAGACCGGATAAGGAACCAACTGAAGGATATTTCGTCTAAAATAGATGACTTCCAATATCTCGATGAAATGAAAAAGAGGCTTCAGGAATCAGAGGAATTAATCCAAAAGCTCGGCAGCCTGATTGAACGCATGAGACTGGCTGAAAACACAAGGGACAGGTATGAGGGAATAAAAACAGAGCTGGAGAAAACCCAAACTGTTCTGAAAAAACTCGAAAACCTGGAAGACTGTGAGACGACCATCTTGAGATGCAGCAGTTTAGCCCTTAAGCTGGATTCCATAAAAAGGCTTGGACAAAGCCTCCACAAGGTGGAAGAAGGAATAAGGGAATCGGAAGAAATGCAAAAAAGAACTGAAAATCTGGAAATGGTCAAAAGGCTTGTTGACGAGCTGGATGATAAATGCTCAAGAAAAAACAGCCTTGAAGAATTAAATAGATTAAAAGCAGGCCTGGACAGAGAGCTTAAGCGATGTCATTCAGTCCTTGACGCATCCGAGGTCATCAAGGACGTTGAGCATCATGCAAAGCTTCTGGAATCAAAAATCCAAAGAATAAATCAACTGGCAGAAATTAATGAGAAATACCGAAATATTATCCGAGACATTCAAAAGGCCGGCATGTACTTAAACAAGATTAAACATGCAAGCCTGGCTGAGGAGCAGGTAGCACAAGCCGAGAAAGATATATTGAGGCTTACCAAACTTCAGGAGATTAAGCAAAACCTTGACAGCATTTCCAGCTATATCACAGAAGGTGAAAAATACCTGGGGAATAACAAGGAGCAGATAGATAGGCTTTTGGAGAAATACCTCGGGCATCTGAAAGTTTTGGGAAGATGTCCTCTGTGCGGATCAGCGATAAGCGACGCAGAATTAAAAGATATAATAAAACATTATGAGGAGGTCCATTGA
- a CDS encoding AAA family ATPase, with amino-acid sequence MYTTDEVLGKIVDNIEKVIIGKRDSIELLLLALVCNGHVLIEDVPGVGKTSLVSAMAKSINASFKRIQFTPDILPSDITGFSVFNQKTGDFEFRPGAIMSQIILADEINRTSPKTQASLLEVMEEGQVTVDGATYKVPKPFMVMATQNPVEYLGTFPLPEAQLDRFFMKVSLGYPSANEESMILSRFCTSNPLETLTPVADSQDIISLQENVKNVHVDKSLKDYIVDIVSQTRRQPDVLLGASPRGSLSLFRASQAWAFYNKRSYVIPDDIKKMVFPVLSHRIILKQEAKLKKISTRDILASIVDSIKVPVVD; translated from the coding sequence ATGTATACAACTGATGAGGTTCTAGGTAAGATTGTGGACAATATCGAGAAAGTAATAATCGGCAAAAGAGATTCCATCGAGCTTTTACTTCTAGCCCTTGTCTGCAATGGTCATGTATTGATTGAGGATGTTCCCGGTGTTGGTAAAACCAGTCTGGTTTCCGCCATGGCGAAATCGATCAACGCTTCATTCAAGAGGATTCAGTTCACGCCTGACATACTTCCTTCAGATATCACAGGCTTTTCGGTTTTCAATCAGAAAACTGGGGATTTTGAGTTCAGGCCTGGTGCGATCATGAGCCAGATTATCTTAGCCGATGAAATCAACAGGACTTCCCCTAAAACCCAGGCCAGCCTGCTGGAGGTTATGGAAGAAGGTCAGGTAACCGTGGACGGCGCAACATACAAAGTTCCCAAACCATTCATGGTTATGGCTACCCAGAACCCGGTGGAGTACCTGGGAACCTTTCCTTTGCCCGAAGCTCAGCTGGACAGGTTTTTTATGAAGGTCTCCCTCGGGTATCCCTCTGCCAATGAAGAAAGCATGATACTTTCAAGGTTTTGCACATCTAACCCCCTTGAAACCCTGACGCCGGTAGCCGACAGCCAGGATATAATCAGCCTGCAGGAAAATGTCAAAAATGTGCATGTGGATAAAAGCCTTAAGGATTATATAGTTGATATAGTAAGCCAAACGAGAAGGCAGCCGGATGTTTTGCTCGGAGCAAGCCCCAGGGGTTCCCTTTCCCTTTTCAGGGCATCCCAGGCATGGGCGTTTTACAACAAGCGCAGCTACGTGATCCCTGATGACATCAAAAAAATGGTGTTTCCAGTCTTATCCCATAGAATAATTCTGAAGCAGGAAGCAAAGCTTAAGAAAATATCTACACGTGACATACTTGCTTCAATAGTAGACAGCATTAAAGTGCCTGTGGTGGATTGA
- the recA gene encoding recombinase RecA → MIEKKKALEMALGQIEKQFGKGAVMKLGENAHMNVEAIPTGALGLDIALGVGGVPRGRIVEIYGPESSGKTTVALHIIAEAQKAGGDAAFIDAEHALDPVYAKNLGVDIDNLIVSQPDTGEQALEIAEALVRSGAIDVIVIDSVAALVPKAEIDGEMGDAHVGLQARLMSQALRKLAGVISKSKTTAVFINQLREKVGVMFGNPETTPGGRALKFYASVRLDVRKIETIKQGSDMIGSRTRVKVVKNKVAPPFREAEFDIIYGEGISKEGNILDVGVNLDIINKSGSWFSYNGQRIGQGRENVKQFLKENKDIAAEIEAKIREFYKNSTVNSFSATEPISTDDDEMPESDE, encoded by the coding sequence ATGATTGAGAAGAAAAAGGCACTGGAAATGGCATTGGGGCAGATTGAAAAACAGTTCGGCAAAGGAGCTGTTATGAAGCTGGGAGAAAATGCCCATATGAATGTGGAGGCTATCCCGACCGGAGCTCTTGGTCTGGATATTGCCCTGGGTGTAGGTGGCGTTCCCAGGGGAAGGATAGTAGAGATATATGGGCCGGAGTCCTCCGGTAAAACCACTGTTGCGCTGCATATAATTGCAGAAGCGCAGAAAGCAGGCGGAGATGCAGCGTTTATTGATGCGGAGCATGCTCTGGATCCGGTTTATGCCAAAAATTTAGGTGTTGATATAGATAATCTGATAGTTTCCCAGCCTGATACAGGCGAACAGGCGCTGGAAATTGCGGAAGCCTTGGTAAGAAGCGGAGCTATCGATGTTATTGTAATAGACTCTGTGGCAGCTTTGGTTCCGAAAGCAGAGATAGACGGAGAGATGGGCGACGCTCATGTGGGCTTGCAGGCAAGACTAATGTCGCAGGCTTTAAGAAAGCTGGCAGGGGTTATAAGCAAGTCAAAAACTACTGCTGTGTTCATAAACCAGTTGAGGGAAAAGGTTGGTGTCATGTTTGGAAACCCGGAAACTACCCCCGGTGGAAGGGCTCTGAAGTTCTATGCATCGGTAAGGCTTGATGTCAGAAAGATAGAGACCATCAAGCAGGGCAGCGATATGATAGGAAGCAGAACGAGGGTTAAGGTGGTTAAAAACAAGGTGGCGCCGCCGTTTAGAGAGGCAGAATTTGATATAATTTACGGCGAAGGCATATCAAAGGAAGGAAACATCCTGGATGTGGGTGTAAACCTGGATATAATCAACAAGAGCGGATCATGGTTCTCTTATAATGGTCAGAGGATTGGACAGGGCAGAGAGAATGTGAAGCAGTTCCTTAAGGAGAATAAAGATATCGCTGCCGAAATAGAAGCAAAAATCCGGGAGTTTTATAAAAACTCGACGGTGAATTCCTTTTCCGCAACCGAGCCTATAAGCACGGATGACGATGAAATGCCGGAAAGCGATGAATAA
- a CDS encoding regulatory protein RecX: MVITSVEESKNSKDILLVYIDGSYSFSISREDYISLNLYEEKELTEEDVEYIKNTVNVRAAKYAAVKYLSLKQRSSGEVYGKLKREGYDGDVIEKAIEELQDMGYINDRVYARKFVNDRIKLKPKSVRMLKMELQNKGIEDEIIDEVLREVDQDDEEIALRLISKKFGRYDLRDEKVQKKAYTFLCGRGFSYNLASKVINRIIKEK, translated from the coding sequence ATGGTTATCACGTCGGTGGAGGAAAGCAAAAACTCTAAGGACATATTGCTGGTGTATATTGATGGGAGTTATTCCTTTTCTATTTCCCGGGAGGATTACATCTCCCTAAACCTTTATGAAGAAAAGGAGCTTACCGAGGAGGATGTGGAGTACATTAAGAATACAGTAAATGTCAGAGCTGCCAAATATGCTGCGGTAAAATACCTGTCTCTCAAGCAAAGAAGCAGCGGGGAGGTTTATGGAAAGCTCAAGAGGGAAGGGTATGACGGCGATGTGATAGAAAAAGCAATAGAAGAGTTGCAGGATATGGGTTATATAAACGACCGGGTATATGCCCGGAAGTTCGTAAATGACAGGATTAAGCTGAAACCAAAGTCGGTTAGAATGCTGAAAATGGAGCTGCAAAACAAGGGTATAGAGGATGAGATAATAGATGAAGTACTGAGGGAAGTGGACCAGGATGATGAGGAAATTGCTCTGAGGCTTATATCAAAGAAATTCGGAAGATATGACCTGAGGGATGAAAAGGTGCAAAAAAAAGCCTATACCTTTCTCTGCGGCAGAGGATTCAGCTACAACCTTGCCAGCAAGGTGATAAACAGGATTATAAAGGAAAAGTAG